The stretch of DNA TAAGGCCGCCCGGCCCATCGGACCAAGGGTTACGGAATGCCGCGCCCCCGGATTTGCCTGACCCTCGTGCGCAACGAGGCCTGGATCCTTCCCGCGTTCCTGCAGGCCGCGTCCACCTGGGCCGACCACATCCTGATTTGCGACCACCGCTCGGACGACGGCAGTCGCGAGATCGCGGCCGGCTTCCCGAAGGTCCGCGTCATCGACTACGCCGATCCCGCGTTCGACGGGTCGGCCATGCGCGCCCTGCTGCTGGCGGAGGCCCGTCGGATCGCGCCCGGTGCTGCCTGCTTCCCGCTCGACGCGGACGAGATCCTGTCGGCCGGGCATTTCGGATCGGATTTCTGGACGGCGATCGACCGGGCGGAACCGGGGACCGTGTTCGATGCGCTCTGGCGGAATCTGGCGCCGGGGCTGGAAGCCTATGTGGCCGCGCGCGACGAGCGCCAGGTGGTGTGCTGGATCGACCGGCCGGACCTCGCCTATGGTGACCGACGCTTCAACGAGGAGCGGGCGCCGCGCCAGGACAGGCTGCCGCGCGTCCACCTCGACGACATTTGCCTGATGCACCTCCAGTACGCGGACTGGCCCCGGTTCTCGACGAAGATCTGCTGGTACCAGTGCGTGCGCAAGGTTGCGGGCGAGGGAACGGCGGACAGGTTGGCCTGGGGTTACCGCGCGATCCTCAACGAGGTCACGGACCCGGCGGCGCGCCGGCCGCTCCCGCCGGAATGGCTCGACGGGTACCGCGGGCGTGGCATCGACCTCCACATCCGCCCGACGCCGCTGGCGGAACTGTGGCGGGTGCGCGAGGTGCTCGACCTGATGGCCCGCCACGGGACCGCCGCCTTCAAGGGCCTGCTGATCTGGGACCACGACTGGGTCGGGACCGCACGCGAACTCGGGGTGCCGGATCCAGACCGGTTCGCCGACCCCCGCGACGCCGCCACGCGCTGGGTGCACCGGCGGATCTTCGAGCGGGCGCGCGGCAAGCGCAAAGGCTTGCCGCGTCACGCCGGGCGGGTGGCGGCGACGGTGCTGGGCTGGTAGGGGCGGGGAGCCCCCCCATCAAGGCTTGGACCCGGCGAAGTTCGCGGCGATGTCGCGCCGGCAGAACCCGCCCGGCCAGTCGATGGCGTCGACGGCCCGGTACGCCGTGGCCCGCGCCTCGGCCACGTTCGCACCCGTTGCGGTGACGGTGAGCACGCGGCCGCCGGTGGCAATGAACGCCCCGCCTTCGACCTTCGTGGCCGCGTGGAAGACGACGGCGCCTGCGACCTGGGCGGCACGGTCGAGACCGCGGATTTCGGTCCCGGTGCGCGGCGTGTCGGGATAGCCTTCGGCCGCCATGACGACCGTGACCGCCGACCGGTCGTGCCAGCGGGCCGACACCGTGTGCAGCGCCGCGTCCGACGCCGCCATCAGCAGCGGCAGAAGATCGCCCTTCACCCGCGGCATCAGCACCTGGGTTTCCGGGTCGCCGAAGCGCGCATTGAACTCGATCACATAAGGCTTGAGGCCGTCCGGCCCGGGCACCAGCATCAGTCCGGCATACAGCACGCCCTTGTAGGGCGCCCCGGCTTCGGCCATGGCCCGGACCACGGGTTCGACCACCTCGCGCATCACGCGGGCTTCCAGGTCGGGCGTGAAGGCGGGGTGGGGCGAGACCGCGCCCATGCCGCCGGTGTTCGGACCCGTGTCGCCGTCGCCCACGCGCTTGTAATCGCGCGCGCTGGCCAGGGGCAGGGCGGTAGTCCCGTCCACCAGCGCGAAGAAGCTCGCCTCCTCACCGGCCAGGAACTCCTCGACGACCACCCGGCCGCCGGACGCGCCGAAACGCTTGTCCTCCAGCATCGCCGTGATGGCGGCCTCGGCCTCCTCGACCGTTTGCGCCACCACCACGCCCTTGCCCGCGGCCAGGCCGTCGGCCTTCACCACGATGGGGGCGCCGTTCCCGCGCACATAGGCCCGCGCCGCATCGGCGTTGTCGAAGGTCCGGTGGCGGGCGGTGGCCACGCCGGCCTTCAGGCAGATCTCCTTCATGAAGGCCTTGGATCCCTCGATCCGGGCCGCGGCGGCGGACGGGCCGAAGACACCGATGCCGGCATCCTGCAACCGGTCCGCCAAGCCGGCCACCAACGGCACTTCCGGGCCGACCACGACGAAGTCGATTCGGCCTTCGCGGGCGAAGTCGACCAGCCCGTCGATGTCGTCGGCCTTGACCGGAACGCACTCGGCCACCTCGGCGATGCCGGCGTTGCCGGGTGCGCAGAAGAGCTTGTCGCACAGGGGCGAGGCCGCGATGGCCCAGCACAGCGCATGTTCGCGGCCGCCGCCGCCCACCACCAGGATCCGCATGTTGCCCTCCGCCTGTGCTGGCTTATTTCGCGCACGCACCTGCTATCATCCCCGCATGATCGCCGACAACGTGATTGCCGGGTCCAACGCGCCGGTCCTCACCGTCTCCGAACTGAGCCACGCGCTGAAGCGGACCGTCGAGGACGCGTACGGCTTCGTGCGCGTGCGGGGCGAGATTTCGCAACCCAAGCGCCATGCCTCGGGCCATGTCTACATGCGCTTGAAGGACGAGGCGACGGTGCTGGAGGCGGTGTGCTGGCGCGGGGCGGCCGCCAAGCTGGCCGTCCGACCCGAAGAGGGGCTGGAGGTCGTCGTCACCGGCCGCCTGACCACCTATCCCGGCCGTTCGCAGTACCAGCTGGTCATCGAGACCATGGAGCTGGCGGGCGAGGGCGCGCTGCTCAAGATGCTGGAGGAGCGCCGAAAGCGGCTCGCCGCCGAAGGCCTGTTCGATCCCGAGCGCAAGCGGCCGCTGCCCTTCCTGCCCGAGGTGGTCGGGGTCGTCACCTCGCCCACCGGGGCGGTGATCCGCGACATCCTCCACCGGTTGGCCGACCGCTTCCCCCGCCATGTGCTGCTGTGGCCGGTGGCGGTGCAGGGCGAGGGGGCGGCGCCGCAGGTGGCGGCCGCCATCCGCGGCTTCAACGCGATTGCGCCGGGCGGGCCCGTGCCGCGGCCGGACGTGCTGATCGTCGCGCGCGGCGGCGGCTCGCTGGAGGATCTGATGGCCTTCAACGAGGAGGCCGTGGTCCGCGCCGCCGCCGAAAGCCGGATCCCCCTGATCTCGGCCGTCGGGCACGAGACCGACACCACCCTGATCGACCATGCCGCCGACGTGCGCGCGCCCACGCCCACGGCTGCGGCCGAAATGGCGGTGCCGGTGCGGGCCCATCTCCTGGAACAGGTGCTGGACGACGCCCGGCGCCTCTACGGCGGGCTCGCCCGCACGCTGGACGAGCGGCGCATGCGGGTCGAGGGGCTGGCCCGCGGCCTGGGCGAGCCCATGCGCCTGATCGAGGGCCACCGCCAGCGTCTGGACGACCGGGCGGAGCGGCTGGCACTGTGCGCCCGCGCCTACATGGAGAAACGCGCCGTCCGCACGGCGGAACTGGGCGCCCGGCTGCGCCACCCGTCCCAATTGCTGACCCACGCCGAAAGCCGTTTCGGTGCGGTGGTGCGGCAGTTCGCCGGGGCGCTGCGCCAGTCGGTGACGGTGCAGCGCGGCCGTTTCGAGACGGTCGCCATCCGCTTGCGGCTGCGCCCGTTGATGGACCGGACCGAGCGGGGCGGGGTGGCGCTGGCCGACCTCGACCGGCGATTGGACCGGGCCTATGCGCAGCGTCTGGACGACGCCGGACGCCGGGTGTCGGTGGCACGGCAGCTCTTGGACACGCTGTCCCACAAGGGTGTTCTGAAGCGCGGCTACGCCTACGTCACGGCCGCGGACGGGCAGCCCGTCGTGTCGGCGGCGGAAGCCGCGCCGGGGCGTGCCTTGACACTCCACTTCCAGGACGGGCAACGGGGTGCGGTCGTCGGAGGGGGCGGGGAGGCCAGCGCCGCTTCGTCCGACCAAACGGCACCGGCTCCCGCGGCCCCGCTTCGCCGGGCGTCCTCCCGCGGGCCGTCCAAGCCGGCGGTCCCCAAGGCACCGGCCGGACCACGGCAGGGCAGCCTGTTCTGATGCCCGCCCCGGGTCCGGGATACGGGCGAATGGATGGCATCCCGGCTCCAGGATCGGGGAACTCGTAACAGGCCTTCGTGTTTGCGCGGCAGATGCGTGCTGCGTTTGTGGAAGACCCTGGATCCTTTGGACACCCGATCACATGGGCACATAGCCGGCGGGGCCAAGTTGCCCCGCGTCGGACCGGGACATCCGCCCGCTCCCGATCAGAGTCCGTCCGTGGTGTCTGACCTCCCGCCTTTCCAAGCTTCGGGCGCAGCGGAGCAATCCGCGCCGCTCGACCCGAACCGGCACAAGCCGATCAGCGACCTGCTGAGACGCCTCAGGCCGATCCGCCAGCTTCCGGTCTGGGCGTGCTACGCGCTGACGTTCGCCCTGGTGCTCGTGTGCTTCGGCCTGCGCTATGCGCTGGAGGGGGTTTACGACTACCCGTTTCTCCTGTTCCTGCCCGGCATCGTGCTCGCCGCGACGCTGTTCGACCGGGGGTCCGGCTTCCTGGCCACAGGGCTTTCGGCGGTCCTGGCGCTCTATTTCTTCGTTGAGCCGCGCCACACCTTCGCTTTCGTACCCCGGCACATCGGATCGGTGGTGGCAACGGTCCTGTTCACCGTGATCGGGCTTTTCCTGTCTGCGCTCATCGAAGCCCTGCGCAATGCCGTGGAGGATCTTGGACTCGCCTACAGGGATCTGGCCGAACGCGACCGCAAGCTCGAGGCGGGCGTCCGGGAGCTTGCGTTGAGCGAGGCGCGGTTCCGCAGTTTCACCGAAGCGATGCCAACGCTTCTGTTCGTCACCGACCCGGGCGGGGGCAACACCTATACCAATCCTCCGTTCCACGCCTATACGGGTCTGCCGCCCAAGAACCTCCTGGGGGACGGATGGCTCCGGATCATCCATCCCGACGACCGGGACCGTGTCGCCGCGACCTGGGCGCAAGCCGTGCGCGAGGGCTCGTCCTATGAGGTCGAGTACCGTCTCCGGCGTCACGACGGGGCGTACCGTTGGCACATCGGGCGCGGCCGCCCGATCCTCGACCCGGACGGACGCATCGTCCAATGGCTCGGCACCTGCTCCGACATCGAGGAGGCCAAGCACGCGCAGGAAGCGTTGCGGCGCGCCGAAGCGCTGTCTCGTGCGTACGTTGAACATGCCCCGCTCAAAATGTGGGTGACCAACCCGGATGGATCGGTCGCCCATTTCAATGCCGAGTGGCGCACCTATACGGCCCAGCCCGGCACGCATGTTGGACCGTCCTGGGGGGAGGTGGTCCATCCCGAGGATCTTCCGGGCATGCGCGCCATTCGGGACGGCGCCATTCCGGCCGGCCGGGGCTACGACGTCGAGTTGCGCATCCGCGAGGCGGCCAGCGGTCGGTACCGCTGGCATATCGGGCGTGTCGCCCCGGTTCGGATCGGCGAGGACGGAGACATCGTGGCCTGGGTCGGAGGGGCGACGGACATCGACGACATCCGGGCCGCCGAAGCGCGCCTGCGTGCGAGCGAGGAGCAGCACCGCCTCATCGTCGAACGCGCGCGGGATTACGCGATCCTGACCACTGACCTGCCCGGCCGGATTACAAGCTGGTCGCCGGGAGCGGAAGCCGTGTTCGGCTTCGACGCCCAGGAGATAATCGGCCAGCCCGTGGACATGCTGTTCACGCCCGAGGATCGTGGAGCGGGCGTGCCGGCCTGGGAAAGGGAAACGGCACTCAGGGATGGGCATGCGCCGGACATGCGCTGGCACCTGCGCAAGGACGGCGATCGCATTTGGGTGGATGGGGCCGCTTGGCCGCTGCACGACCCGGAAGGACGGGAGACGGGTTTCCTGAAGATCGGGCGGGACGAGACGGCGCGTCGGCAGGCGGAGCTTCTCATGCAGAACGCGGTGGAGCGCCAAGCCTTTCTGACCCGCGAAGTGGGGCACCGGGTCAAGAACAACCTGACCATCATCACCAGCCTGCTCAGCCTGCAGGCCCGGAACACCGCCAATGCGGAGACCAGGGCCGCCCTCGACGATGCACGTGGCCGGATCAATGCGATCGCGCAGGTCCATGACCTGCTCTGGCGCCAGGGCCAGGGCCAGGGCGAAGCCATCGATCTGGACGCGTTCCTGCACGAGCTTTGCGAAGGCGTCCAGCGGACGGTGCCCCACCATCGGATCCAGTTCGGGGGCAACGGGTCCGTCATGGTCCCGATCGACCGGGCGGTGACCATCAGCCTGCTGGTCAACGAACTCGTCACCAACGCGGTCAAGTACGCCTACCCCGAGGAGGAAGGGGGCTTGGTCGCCGTTTCGCTCCGCCGAATGGGGAGGGGGATGCTGTGCCTGGAGGTGGCGGACAACGGGGTGGGCCTGCCAAGCGACATCGCGGAGGGTGGGGTGAAGGAAGGCAGTTTCGGCACGCGGTTGCTGCGCACCTTCACGCGCCAGCTCGGCGCGGAAATGGAGATCGATGCCGGGGCGGGCGGCACACGCGTGGCACTGACCATGCCGATCAACCCGGATGGCCCGGTGGGGGCCGAACGCCCTTAATCCGCGTTCCGGATGCGGGGCAATCCCCGTTCCGATGCAGGCGCGCGGCCTGCCGCCTCGTATTCGGGCCGTAGGATCGAGCAGAGGTGGGACGACCACCACTCGCCGCGCACGCGCAGGTGCTCGCGCAGGGCGCCTTCCTCGCGCATGCCGAGCTTGTCCATGACCCGGCGGGAGGCCGTGTTCTCCACCCGGCACATCGCGGCGATGCGGTGCAGGCCCAAGTGCTCGAATCCCAGTGCCAGCATGGCCCCGCCGATCTCGGTGGCGAGCCCCCGGCCCGCGAAGCGGCTGTCCAGGCCCCAGCCGATCTCGCCCTGGGTCCGCCCACGGTCGGTGATCTTCAACAGGCCCTCGCCGACCACCTCGTCCGTATCCCGGAGGACCGCCGCCAGGAGCCACGCCGTGCGCGGCTCATCCGACTGCTCCTGGATGCGGCGTGCGACGGATGCCTCGACCCACGCCCGCGTGGGCGGGTCGATGGGCAGATGGCGCCAATACGTCTCGCGCGGCATGTAGGCCGCGAAGGCGTCGGCGTCCGTCTCCCGCACCTCGCGCAGCAACAGGCGGTCCGTTTCGATGGCGAGGGCGCTGCCCGACGGCATGGTTTCAGTCCTTCCAGCGCCGGTGGGTCCAGAGCCACTGCTCGGGCCGGGCCCGCACCCACGCCTCGATCGCGTTGTTGATGCGGGCCATGGTGGCGGCGTCGTCCGCCTTGTCGTCGCCGGTCCGCGCGCGCTCGAGCGGCGGGTCGATCGTCAACCGGAACCGGGCGCCGCCCAGGCGCTCGATGTGCACCATCACCAGCGGGCAATCGAACACGCGGGCGAACTGGGCCGGGGTGGGGGCGGTCATGGCCGGGCGCCCGAAGAACGGCACTGCGATACCCCGGTTGAGCTTCTGGTCCACCAGCATCGCGATATGGCCGCCCGACCGCAGGGTTGCGAAAAGGCCGCGCGCGGCCTCGGGCCCCTTCGGCAGGAAGGTGGCGCCCTCGGTGGCCCGTGCCCGGCGCAGCAGCCGGTCCACGGGCGGATTGTTGGCATGCCGGTAGACGAAGGTCAGCGGCAGGCCCATGCGCACGCCGCCGGTGGCCAACAGTTCCCAATTGCCGAGATGCGCACCGACCAGGATGCCCGGCCGCCCGTCCAGCCGCAGGGCCTCCACATGCTCCCGCCCGATCACCTCGATCCGGCCGGTCTCGGCCTGATCCCAGATGGTCCGGAGGTGCGGGTATTCGGTGATGACACGGCCGAGATTGTCCCACATGCCGCGCAGGATGGCCCGGATCTCCCGTACGTCCTTGTCCGGGAAGGCACGCTCCAGGTTGCGGCGTGCACGGCGATGGGCTGGCAGCAGCGGACCGACGGTGCGGCCGATCCAGCCGCCCAATGCCGACGCCGCATCCACGGGCAACAGACCGACGGCATGGAACAGCGCCCACGCCAGGGCCGCCTGCACAGGGTAGTCGAGGTTGCGCTGGCGCCAGCGTTCAAAAGTCGAATGCTTGGCCATCGAACGCTTGCATGTCTGCCGATACGGGGTCCTGCGGCGGGCCGAGCAGCGGAAGGACCAGACGGCGCACCGCCCCCGGGTCCGGCCAATGCAGTCCAACGGGGACAACGCGGACCATGGTCCGGGCGGACGAGGGCAGGCGGACCGCGTCCTTCTCGGTGGTGACCAGTTCGGCCCGCAGGGCCTGGGCACGCTCGACGAGGCGGAACACCTCGTCCTCGTTGTAGACGTGGTGGTCGGGGAAGGCGGCGGTGCCGACGACCTCTGCGCCGAGATCCCGCAGCGAGGCGAAGAATTTGCCCGGTCGGCCGATCCCGGCGAAGGCGAACAGGCGCACCCCCCGGACCCAGGCGGCTGCGGGCGGATGGACAAGATGCGCCTCCAGGACCGGAAGGTCCGGACGGTGGGCGGCAACCCGTTCCCGCACGCCGGCACGGTCGGTGCCGATCACCACGACGGCATCGGCCCGGGCCAGGCCCTCGTTCACGGGTTCGCGCAGGGGGCCGGCGGGAATCACCCGGCCGTTGCCGAAGCCGGTCTCCCCGTCCACCACCACCAGGGACAGGTCCTTGGCCGGTTGCGGGTTCTGGAAGCCGTCGTCCATGACCAGGATGTCCGCCCCTGCGGCGGCCGCGGCGGCCGCCCCGGCCGCACGGTCGCGCGATACCCAGGTCGGGCCGGTCCCGGCATGGAGCAGCGCCTCGTCCCCCACGTCCCGGGCGGTGTGCCGCTCGGGTTCCACCCGGAGCGGGCCGCTCAGGCGTCCGCCATGGCCGCGGATCAGCACATGGCAGTCCACTCCGGCCCGGCGGAGCGCCAGGACGATGCTCCGCGCCACCGGCGTCTTGCCGGCGCCGCCCGCGACCAGATTGCCGACGCAAAGGACCGGAACAGGCGCCCGCCGCGGGATTTGGCGGCGGCGGCGGCGGCCCGCCCAGGCGAAGGCGGCGGCGGCCGGCGACAAGAGGGTGGCCGCGAGCCCCGGCGGCGTGGTCCAGAACGCTGGCGCCTTCATGCCGCGAACTTCGCCGCCGCTTCGCCCAGGACGGGCTCGATCGCCTCCATCACCCGGTCGACCACCTGGCGGTTGCGCTCGGCAACGGCCCGGCCGGCGGCTGCCTGATGGAAGCGGGCCTCCGGGTCGGACAGGAGCCGGTCCACGGCTTCGGCCAGTTCCGCCGCCGTCCGGACCCGGCGGGCGGCGCCCGCCTCCTCCAGCTCAACCGCGATCTCGGCGAAGTTGAACATGCTGGGGCCGTACAGGACGGCGCAACCGAGTTGCGCCGGCTCGACCGGGTTGTGGCCGCCCTCGTTCGTGAAGGAGTTGCCCAGGCAGACGATGGGGGCCACGCGCAGCACGACGCCCATCTCGCCCAGGGTGTCGACCACATAGGCTTGGTCCGACCGGGACGGTAGCTTGCCCTCGCTGCGCCGTGCGCACCACAGACCGCGCTGGTGGAGGATGCTCGACACCTCCTCGCCGCGGGCAGGGTGGCGCGGGACGACGATGGTCAGCAGGTCGGGCCACTTCTCCTTCAGGCGCAGGTGGACCCGTGCCGCGATGTCCTCCTCGCCCGGATGAGTGGAGGCGAAGGCCCAGACCGGCCGTTTGGCCACGGCGGCATTCAGTTGGGCAAAGGCCAGCGGTTCGGCCGACAAGGGCTCGGCCGAATATTTCAGGTTCCCGATGGCGGCCACGTTGCGCGCGCCCAGCTTGACCAGGCGGTCCGCCTCGCGCTTGGTCTGGGCCAGGCAGACGCGGAACGGCGACAGCAGGGTCCGGATGGTCCGCGGGACGCGGCGCCAACGCCGGAACGAACGTGCGGACATGCGGGCGTTGATCAGTGCCGCCGGAATCCGGCGCGCCCGCAGTTCCATCAGCATGTTCGGCCAGATCTCGGACTCGATCCATAAGGCCGCGTCCGGCCTCCAATGGTCCAGGAACCGTCGGACCCACGCCGCACGGTCGAGCGGCGCGAACTGGTGGATGGCGCCCCTGGGCAGGCGCTCGGCCATCAGCCGGGCCGAGGTCACGGTGCCGGTGGTGACGAGCACACGGGTGTGTTCGTCCTCCACCAGGCGGCGGACCACCGGCAGGGCGGACAGGGATTCGCCGACGCTGGCGGCGTGCAGCCAGATCACACGGCCGAAGGGGCGGGGCTGCGACGCCTTGCCGAACCGCTCGCCCCGGCGGGCGCGGTCTTCCTTGCCTCGCGCCGTCCGCCGCTCCACCAGCCAGAGCAGGACCGGCGCGCCGAGGGTCGTCAGCACGCGGTAAAGGCTCAGGATCATGGGCGGGGCGGTGGTTGGCTGTCGTTGGGCATGGGCGA from Azospirillaceae bacterium encodes:
- a CDS encoding 3-deoxy-D-manno-octulosonic acid transferase — protein: MILSLYRVLTTLGAPVLLWLVERRTARGKEDRARRGERFGKASQPRPFGRVIWLHAASVGESLSALPVVRRLVEDEHTRVLVTTGTVTSARLMAERLPRGAIHQFAPLDRAAWVRRFLDHWRPDAALWIESEIWPNMLMELRARRIPAALINARMSARSFRRWRRVPRTIRTLLSPFRVCLAQTKREADRLVKLGARNVAAIGNLKYSAEPLSAEPLAFAQLNAAVAKRPVWAFASTHPGEEDIAARVHLRLKEKWPDLLTIVVPRHPARGEEVSSILHQRGLWCARRSEGKLPSRSDQAYVVDTLGEMGVVLRVAPIVCLGNSFTNEGGHNPVEPAQLGCAVLYGPSMFNFAEIAVELEEAGAARRVRTAAELAEAVDRLLSDPEARFHQAAAGRAVAERNRQVVDRVMEAIEPVLGEAAAKFAA
- a CDS encoding GNAT family protein, with the protein product MPSGSALAIETDRLLLREVRETDADAFAAYMPRETYWRHLPIDPPTRAWVEASVARRIQEQSDEPRTAWLLAAVLRDTDEVVGEGLLKITDRGRTQGEIGWGLDSRFAGRGLATEIGGAMLALGFEHLGLHRIAAMCRVENTASRRVMDKLGMREEGALREHLRVRGEWWSSHLCSILRPEYEAAGRAPASERGLPRIRNAD
- a CDS encoding lipid A biosynthesis lauroyl acyltransferase, producing the protein MAKHSTFERWRQRNLDYPVQAALAWALFHAVGLLPVDAASALGGWIGRTVGPLLPAHRRARRNLERAFPDKDVREIRAILRGMWDNLGRVITEYPHLRTIWDQAETGRIEVIGREHVEALRLDGRPGILVGAHLGNWELLATGGVRMGLPLTFVYRHANNPPVDRLLRRARATEGATFLPKGPEAARGLFATLRSGGHIAMLVDQKLNRGIAVPFFGRPAMTAPTPAQFARVFDCPLVMVHIERLGGARFRLTIDPPLERARTGDDKADDAATMARINNAIEAWVRARPEQWLWTHRRWKD
- the lpxK gene encoding tetraacyldisaccharide 4'-kinase — its product is MKAPAFWTTPPGLAATLLSPAAAAFAWAGRRRRRQIPRRAPVPVLCVGNLVAGGAGKTPVARSIVLALRRAGVDCHVLIRGHGGRLSGPLRVEPERHTARDVGDEALLHAGTGPTWVSRDRAAGAAAAAAAGADILVMDDGFQNPQPAKDLSLVVVDGETGFGNGRVIPAGPLREPVNEGLARADAVVVIGTDRAGVRERVAAHRPDLPVLEAHLVHPPAAAWVRGVRLFAFAGIGRPGKFFASLRDLGAEVVGTAAFPDHHVYNEDEVFRLVERAQALRAELVTTEKDAVRLPSSARTMVRVVPVGLHWPDPGAVRRLVLPLLGPPQDPVSADMQAFDGQAFDF
- the xseA gene encoding exodeoxyribonuclease VII large subunit: MIADNVIAGSNAPVLTVSELSHALKRTVEDAYGFVRVRGEISQPKRHASGHVYMRLKDEATVLEAVCWRGAAAKLAVRPEEGLEVVVTGRLTTYPGRSQYQLVIETMELAGEGALLKMLEERRKRLAAEGLFDPERKRPLPFLPEVVGVVTSPTGAVIRDILHRLADRFPRHVLLWPVAVQGEGAAPQVAAAIRGFNAIAPGGPVPRPDVLIVARGGGSLEDLMAFNEEAVVRAAAESRIPLISAVGHETDTTLIDHAADVRAPTPTAAAEMAVPVRAHLLEQVLDDARRLYGGLARTLDERRMRVEGLARGLGEPMRLIEGHRQRLDDRAERLALCARAYMEKRAVRTAELGARLRHPSQLLTHAESRFGAVVRQFAGALRQSVTVQRGRFETVAIRLRLRPLMDRTERGGVALADLDRRLDRAYAQRLDDAGRRVSVARQLLDTLSHKGVLKRGYAYVTAADGQPVVSAAEAAPGRALTLHFQDGQRGAVVGGGGEASAASSDQTAPAPAAPLRRASSRGPSKPAVPKAPAGPRQGSLF
- a CDS encoding PAS domain S-box protein, encoding MVSDLPPFQASGAAEQSAPLDPNRHKPISDLLRRLRPIRQLPVWACYALTFALVLVCFGLRYALEGVYDYPFLLFLPGIVLAATLFDRGSGFLATGLSAVLALYFFVEPRHTFAFVPRHIGSVVATVLFTVIGLFLSALIEALRNAVEDLGLAYRDLAERDRKLEAGVRELALSEARFRSFTEAMPTLLFVTDPGGGNTYTNPPFHAYTGLPPKNLLGDGWLRIIHPDDRDRVAATWAQAVREGSSYEVEYRLRRHDGAYRWHIGRGRPILDPDGRIVQWLGTCSDIEEAKHAQEALRRAEALSRAYVEHAPLKMWVTNPDGSVAHFNAEWRTYTAQPGTHVGPSWGEVVHPEDLPGMRAIRDGAIPAGRGYDVELRIREAASGRYRWHIGRVAPVRIGEDGDIVAWVGGATDIDDIRAAEARLRASEEQHRLIVERARDYAILTTDLPGRITSWSPGAEAVFGFDAQEIIGQPVDMLFTPEDRGAGVPAWERETALRDGHAPDMRWHLRKDGDRIWVDGAAWPLHDPEGRETGFLKIGRDETARRQAELLMQNAVERQAFLTREVGHRVKNNLTIITSLLSLQARNTANAETRAALDDARGRINAIAQVHDLLWRQGQGQGEAIDLDAFLHELCEGVQRTVPHHRIQFGGNGSVMVPIDRAVTISLLVNELVTNAVKYAYPEEEGGLVAVSLRRMGRGMLCLEVADNGVGLPSDIAEGGVKEGSFGTRLLRTFTRQLGAEMEIDAGAGGTRVALTMPINPDGPVGAERP
- the purD gene encoding phosphoribosylamine--glycine ligase, with the protein product MRILVVGGGGREHALCWAIAASPLCDKLFCAPGNAGIAEVAECVPVKADDIDGLVDFAREGRIDFVVVGPEVPLVAGLADRLQDAGIGVFGPSAAAARIEGSKAFMKEICLKAGVATARHRTFDNADAARAYVRGNGAPIVVKADGLAAGKGVVVAQTVEEAEAAITAMLEDKRFGASGGRVVVEEFLAGEEASFFALVDGTTALPLASARDYKRVGDGDTGPNTGGMGAVSPHPAFTPDLEARVMREVVEPVVRAMAEAGAPYKGVLYAGLMLVPGPDGLKPYVIEFNARFGDPETQVLMPRVKGDLLPLLMAASDAALHTVSARWHDRSAVTVVMAAEGYPDTPRTGTEIRGLDRAAQVAGAVVFHAATKVEGGAFIATGGRVLTVTATGANVAEARATAYRAVDAIDWPGGFCRRDIAANFAGSKP
- a CDS encoding glycosyltransferase family 2 protein → MPRPRICLTLVRNEAWILPAFLQAASTWADHILICDHRSDDGSREIAAGFPKVRVIDYADPAFDGSAMRALLLAEARRIAPGAACFPLDADEILSAGHFGSDFWTAIDRAEPGTVFDALWRNLAPGLEAYVAARDERQVVCWIDRPDLAYGDRRFNEERAPRQDRLPRVHLDDICLMHLQYADWPRFSTKICWYQCVRKVAGEGTADRLAWGYRAILNEVTDPAARRPLPPEWLDGYRGRGIDLHIRPTPLAELWRVREVLDLMARHGTAAFKGLLIWDHDWVGTARELGVPDPDRFADPRDAATRWVHRRIFERARGKRKGLPRHAGRVAATVLGW